The proteins below are encoded in one region of Thermococcus sp.:
- a CDS encoding MBL fold metallo-hydrolase, producing the protein MGLRKLGDDFYIYPGSPSTGFKVLEDGLVLIDPAHGKGRHKDLLREARKLEKPLLAQVATHGHADHIAVSRKIDVPLYTHRFEFSIAESPLAREVLTFGSRAPEGFLAYSIPDEVRVHGIFEWGDRLFGLEVVGLPGHSPGMSGFLSDGVIYAGDSFFGERLLETVGLPYLLDVGAFLDSLKVLEELALSGVTLVPSHGPVVSGEEALSLISANGERVTVSISLSKELLRKPLSVDELALALMKALSVEPSPKKLALNLVPVRAIIAHLYNLGEIKAVVENGLKWVARRD; encoded by the coding sequence ATGGGACTGAGAAAACTTGGCGACGATTTCTATATTTACCCCGGAAGCCCCTCGACGGGCTTTAAAGTTCTTGAGGATGGCCTCGTTCTCATAGACCCGGCTCACGGGAAGGGCAGGCATAAAGACCTCCTCAGGGAGGCCAGAAAGCTCGAAAAGCCCCTTCTGGCTCAGGTTGCCACCCACGGGCACGCAGACCACATCGCCGTCTCCCGGAAGATCGATGTTCCGCTCTACACCCACCGCTTCGAGTTCTCCATAGCCGAGAGCCCCCTCGCTAGGGAAGTCCTGACCTTTGGCTCAAGGGCACCCGAGGGTTTTCTGGCGTACTCAATCCCCGACGAGGTCAGGGTTCACGGGATATTCGAGTGGGGTGATAGGCTCTTCGGGCTTGAGGTCGTTGGACTGCCGGGGCACTCTCCGGGCATGAGCGGGTTTTTGAGCGATGGAGTCATCTACGCCGGGGACTCCTTCTTCGGTGAGAGGCTTTTGGAGACGGTGGGCCTGCCGTACCTCCTCGACGTTGGGGCGTTCCTTGACTCCCTGAAGGTTCTTGAGGAGCTGGCGCTCTCGGGAGTTACCCTGGTTCCCTCCCACGGGCCTGTGGTTTCCGGGGAGGAGGCACTAAGCCTAATCTCCGCCAACGGAGAGAGGGTTACCGTCTCGATTTCCCTCTCAAAGGAACTCCTCAGGAAACCCCTATCGGTCGATGAGCTGGCCTTGGCACTTATGAAGGCCCTCAGCGTTGAGCCAAGCCCTAAGAAGCTCGCCCTCAACCTCGTCCCGGTGAGGGCCATCATAGCCCACCTCTACAACCTCGGGGAGATAAAAGCGGTGGTGGAGAACGGCCTCAAGTGGGTTGCCAGAAGGGATTGA
- the cas4 gene encoding CRISPR-associated protein Cas4, which yields MSDEDDGLLEFYASEALTCPRRIYFRLKGYPERWPEFVKVRLDQGVNTHRVLGEILRRRFGFELEKHLILRSEKLGLEIHGRIDAFRDFPIEIKGKTSLPKAPYDYHLAQLNVYLRWAEAEYGYLYYIKLHDEPMKVIGKLDLSGFPVIKGPNFRAFEVPYDRTLFRETLRHFYGVKKAYEKDRPPKGWKSYACRFCPYRYLCYPDGEP from the coding sequence ATGAGCGACGAGGACGACGGACTGCTTGAGTTCTACGCGAGCGAGGCCCTGACCTGCCCAAGGAGGATATACTTTCGGCTTAAGGGTTATCCCGAGAGGTGGCCCGAGTTCGTCAAGGTCAGGCTCGACCAGGGAGTCAACACCCACAGGGTTCTCGGGGAGATTCTCAGGAGGCGCTTCGGCTTCGAGCTTGAAAAGCACCTGATTTTAAGGTCGGAGAAGCTGGGGCTGGAGATACACGGGAGGATAGACGCCTTCAGGGACTTTCCGATAGAGATAAAGGGAAAGACTAGCCTCCCGAAGGCCCCCTACGACTACCACCTGGCCCAGCTCAACGTCTACCTTCGGTGGGCTGAGGCCGAATACGGATACCTGTATTACATCAAGCTCCACGATGAGCCTATGAAGGTCATAGGAAAGCTCGATCTCTCGGGCTTCCCGGTCATAAAGGGGCCCAACTTCCGGGCCTTTGAAGTTCCGTACGACAGGACGCTCTTCCGGGAGACCCTCAGGCACTTCTACGGCGTGAAAAAGGCCTACGAAAAGGACAGGCCCCCGAAGGGGTGGAAGAGCTACGCCTGTCGCTTCTGTCCCTATCGCTACCTCTGCTACCCCGATGGAGAGCCCTAG